DNA from Coffea arabica cultivar ET-39 chromosome 10c, Coffea Arabica ET-39 HiFi, whole genome shotgun sequence:
GTTTTTTGACTCGACTTGACCAAAAAACTAGATCAAAGGTGACGTTTTTGGGAAGATTCAAAGGCAAGCAAGTAGCTATCAGCTGGAGTAAATGAGGCATAAAATCCATGATTCATCGATACAAATACAACCAAAAGTATCCACATTCTACCTCCCACAGTTAGCATCTTTAACACCCCTAAAAATCATATTCACCACAAAGAAGaatagagaagaaaaaagggaaattccCACTTGCTGGATTGCTTGACATGAAACTTTCAAATTCAGCAATTACCCACCAACGGTAGGTGCCCACAAGAGCAGCAAAAACTGGATGATTCTAATTCCTTGGACCATAGTTCCTAAGTGTGCTGCGAAAGTACCCAAACTAACCAAAATTCCCCACAAAATTCCAAAACTCAGCAAAACATGAGCTGAGCCACCAAATTGAGAGACAAACAATTATCTCAAACACCACAATATCACTAATTATCTCAAACAACCACAATTATCTCAAACAGCCACAATATCCCAACTACCACAAGCTCAATTCAAGAAACCAATGCCAAGATCTATCCAGAAATTCCTTTTCCCACAAATATCACTAATTACTAACTAAAGAAAGCTGCTTTAAACAAGAACATGTCAGAAAAATATATTCCTAGTTCAGAAATGGACCATAGTCCAGCAGAATTACAAGTGTTTGAACAGGATATAGAAGAATGAAGTTGAAAACTCTTGTCACTAACCTGGCCTAGCAAAGATGACCTCAATACCACCATTAAAATGAAATCCCAGAGGCTGGAGCCTTTTACAGCAAATTGCAACAGCTCTTTCCAGGCTGTTGATTAGGCTGTCATTTTACACAAAGGAAAGAGCAAAAGAATTGGACCCACAAGCAAAACCTCTGAACCTTATACCACACACGACACGCTcaaaaaacaagttttctagaCATTTATCCTGCACATTAGCATGTCATTAGCCAATTTAGCCAGCGGCCAGCCTGCTCACACAATAGTCATACATTcggcaaatgaaagaaaaaggctTCAAAATATAAACATACTCCATAATACATAATAAGTTACGTCTCATAAATTAACAAGGTCCAAATTATGAGCTAATCTAGATTTAGAAACATAAATCTTCAAAGCTTTGGCAAGTCGAATTCTTTGATTGTCTTGACTTCCTACAAAAAGCATAAAggtaaaaacacaaaaaaagttACATAACTTcccaaaagaataaattaacTTATACTCAATAAATCAAATATAGAAGTTTGGTAGTAAAACAATAAAGCTGACCTTCATCTTCTTTTTGACGCCGTGAAGATTCCTACACCAATCTCCTGCGCACATCAATACTTGAACTGTCTCGGGGTGAAGTGCTGCTCGATAGGTGTCAATTACTCTAGTTCTGGCACTAAAAGTGGCCTCCGATGCAACTGTAGTTATCGGAATGGCCAATATATCGCAAGCCATTCAAGAAAGTACTGGATATGAGATTCAATTTATTTTCCACCACCCCAAACAATCAAATTCATCGAGATTTTCTCCAATCTTTTGGCAAGGCTTGTCTAAATAATCAACTAATTCTGACTTATGAGGTTCGCTAGTCTCGACTTCATCACAATATTGATCAAAATCACCGCATCTAGTCTTCTTGGTTGCATTTGTTCCTTGCCTTTGGGAAGAGCTAGAAGCCATTGGCCCTCCTGTTGGATTCGCCGCTAGAGCAACATACTCATCATACAACTCAAAGAGCACTCGGCGAATGGTGGAAATGTTATGAGAAGCCTCTGAAGGTAGATACATTTGAGGGTAGGTGAAGTCTACAACCCTCATTTTCTGTCTTGGATCTAAAATGGCAGCCACGGCCAATACATTTACCCCAATACTTGTCAAACTTAGTTTTCATCCTTCTAACCATGGCCCGAATGAAGGGGTCTTCATCATTAACTCGAGCATCCAGCACTTTTTTTATCTTCACCAACTCTTGAAGGAAAAGATTGCTCGTAGGATAATCTGAACCAGAAATTATATGTGTGCACTCCCAAAATTTTTCCAAGACCGAACAAACCTTTTCAGCTTTTTCCCAATCCTCAGCAGATGGGCAAAAATTGTAACTTTGCTCTCTATCTTGGAAACGGGGAAAAACGTCCTTAAATTTGATGGCACAATTCAGCATCTCAAATGTGGCATTCCATCTTGTCTTACAATCGTAAAGCAATTTTTTTCCTGGTATATGGAGTTGTTGCGCAATTTCAGCAAACATCAATGCACGCCCCTCTGATCGATTCACAAATTCCACGGAATCCCTAATGGCTTTGGTGATGTCCACAATCTCAGAAATGCCATCTTGAACTACAAGGTTCAAGATGTGTGCACAGCATCGAACATGGAACAATTTTCCATCACAAATAAGCTTTTTGGACCTGGAGATGTCATCTCTTAATATTATAACAGCTACATCATTGTTCGAGGTATTATCAACTGATATGCTGTAAATTTTGTGCTCAATGCCCCACTCTTTTGcacttttaaaaattgaagatgcTATCGCAACTCCTCGGTGAGGCGGTGGTATGTGTACAAAACTCAAGACTCGCTTTTGTAGTTTCCAATCAGAATCAATCCAATGCCCGGTGATGACCATGTACTcgatcttttgatttttcgactTCCAAAGATTGGTTGTGATGCTCACTCTTTCCACATTTTTCAACTTGTTTCTCAACTTATTTTTTTCAAGCTCATATACTTGCATACAATCATTTTTTGCTGTTGCTCGAGAGATTTTCTTCCACTCTAGCACCGCTCGTTTCATCATAAGATTGAAGCCTTCTTCTTCTAATATGGTGAATGGATGCTCATGCATTAGCACCCAATGTGCAGCTGCCTCTCTAACTTTCTCCATGTCAAACTTTCCGCTCAAGGGTGGCAAAGTCAGAAAAGAATCATCAGCTGGCTGgaaatttaattttgtttgcTGCTCAGCCTTTCTAATGCTTGCTTTTCAGGCTGAACATCTATTCTGATGTCTCCACATGCTACTTGTTTGCTTTGACTTGCCTCTTGACAGTTTTTTCTTGCAATGCTTGCAAATGGCATAATTCAATCCATTTTCCTCAACTTCGTCAAAATCATCCCAAGCCTCagatgttttatttcttttagggATCTAGAATTCATCTTCAGCTTCAGCTTCAGTCACTTCCTGCGTGTCTCCTCCTATTTGACCagtttgttcttcttcttcttgttcgtCAAGAGCAAATACTTGAACTCCAACTGGTGTTGTATCATTACTTATGAAAACAGGGGTATCCAACGTGAATGGAGTAGTTGAATCATGAGCAGATGATCGCGGGATAGAAGATACCCCGGGAGGACTAATTGCCATACCTATAATTTACCCATAAAGTGAATATAAACATTCATTAGTACCAGCATATCATCTCAAAAAAACTGCCCAACATATTATACATTTAGCTTACCAACTCCTTCGGCATTGCCTTCTAATCTTGAGCAACTCGTTAAATGTCTAGTGCCACTTTGCATTTTCTTGTCAAAGATTCTGCCCGACTGGATTCAGAAGACATGAAGGTAGTAAGACATTCAAAACAACAAAGTGTGGTCTAAGAAggagcagaaaaagaaaaagaataagcaTGTGAGGTTGCTTAAATCTATAATCCAAATACAAGCCAATAACAATTGTTGACTTTTGAGTTCCTTATATACTATAGTTGTATCACCTATGCTGACACCAAAAAAAACATCAGGGAGGTACGTGCAACATTTCATATCTAAGGGGAGCTTCTAACAATTGTGCTAAACCTCAAGGAGGCATGAAAAGCCAAAGTTAGCAAGCAAAGTACACTATCTTCATGAATGGCAGaatattgtttaaaaaaaatcatgaacaatTGGTGATATCATTTCTAAATTGAGGCATACATTATGACATGAACAATTGGTTACATTAAGCGACCCAACACTTTCACAAGAACAAAAACTGGACAAAAATGACATGATGACGAAGAAGGCAgacagaaaataatttttgagagCCATGCAGAATATTCGTTACTGTAAAACGAACAGAATAAGCAAGTAATAAATTTTATGTTTGGTACTATGCTGCGGAATCAAGTGCTTATATAGGAATTAATTTAGTccctcttgaatttttttattttttttttactgtaaaaaaaaacatttcattcattcattcaaatctccaattacAGCTTTACCCAAAGATGCAAGGA
Protein-coding regions in this window:
- the LOC140015995 gene encoding zinc finger BED domain-containing protein RICESLEEPER 2-like produces the protein MEKVREAAAHWVLMHEHPFTILEEEGFNLMMKRAVLEWKKISRATAKNDCMQVYELEKNKLRNKLKNVERVSITTNLWKSKNQKIEYMVITGHWIDSDWKLQKRVLSFVHIPPPHRGVAIASSIFKSAKEWGIEHKIYSISVDNTSNNDVAVIILRDDISRSKKLICDGKLFHVRCCAHILNLVVQDGISEIVDITKAIRDSVEFVNRSEGRALMFAEIAQQLHIPGKKLLYDCKTRWNATFEMLNCAIKFKDVFPRFQDREQSYNFCPSAEDWEKAEKVCSVLEKFWECTHIISGSDYPTSNLFLQELVKIKKVLDARVNDEDPFIRAMVRRMKTKFDKYWEASHNISTIRRVLFELYDEYVALAANPTGGPMASSSSQRQGTNATKKTRCGDFDQYCDEVETSEPHKSELVDYLDKPCQKIGENLDEFDCLGWWKIN